The Juglans regia cultivar Chandler chromosome 2, Walnut 2.0, whole genome shotgun sequence genome includes a window with the following:
- the LOC108991478 gene encoding CASP-like protein 4A3, whose protein sequence is MEAEAKAQTQTENQQQQQQHKSTMKKSSSKNSDLSSTHMDSPHSPLRFHTPMPSDSGDPHDTPPYESPENSPGKPPDNSMAMVIFDKFTRNSPLTSPSDGQKPPESASKNRNALAVDSPSPGIVVNRAIREEPPPSVSKVGPVGSGDGRRSGTVASILKRSKREVMLRRAALGFRLSEFVLCLISFAVMAADKTQGWSGDSFDRYKEYRDCLSINVIAFVYSSFQVYDLTYHLVTGNYVIRHYLRRHFVFFMDQVLAYLLISSSSSAATRVDDWQSNWGKDEFTEMATASVSMAFLAFAAFAISSLISGYNLCTREST, encoded by the exons ATGGAAGCTGAAGCCAAAGCCCAAACTCAAACGGAAaaccagcagcagcagcagcaacacaAATCGACCATGAAGAAATCATCGTCGAAGAACTCTGACTTGTCGTCCACTCACATGGACTCGCCGCATTCTCCACTCCGCTTCCACACCCCGATGCCATCCGACTCCGGCGACCCGCACGATACTCCACCCTACGAGTCACCGGAAAACTCTCCAGGGAAACCTCCGGACAACTCCATGGCTATGGTTATCTTCGACAAGTTCACGCGGAATTCGCCGCTGACGTCTCCCTCGGACGGCCAGAAACCGCCGGAGAGCGCGAGCAAGAACAGAAACGCACTGGCGGTGGACTCTCCGTCTCCGGGGATTGTTGTGAATCGGGCGATCAGGGAAGAGCCGCCACCGTCGGTGTCGAAGGTGGGACCGGTCGGCAGTGGGGATGGTCGGAGATCGGGAACGGTGGCGTCGATTCTCAAGAGGTCGAAGAGGGAGGTGATGCTTAGGAGGGCTGCGCTAGGGTTTCGGCTGAGCGAGTTTGTGCTCTGCTTAATTTCCTTTGCAGTTATGGCCGCCGATAAAACCCAGGGTTGGAGCGGCGACTCCTTCGACCGCTACAAGGAAtacag GGATTGTTTATCTATTAATGTCATCGCATTTGTATATTCGAGTTTCCAAGTATACGATTTAACCTACCATCTGGTGaccggaaattatgtgattcgCCACTACCTACGGcgtcattttgttttctttatggATCAG GTACTAGCATATCTTCTCATATCATCATCCTCCTCAGCAGCCACCCGGGTTGACGATTGGCAATCAAACTGGGGGAAAGACGAGTTCACAGAGATGGCTACTGCATCTGTCAGTATGGCCTTCCTAGCTTTTGCTGCTTTCGCCATTAGTTCCCTTATATCTGGTTACAACCTTTGTACCCGTGAATCCACTTAA